The following coding sequences lie in one Ignavibacteria bacterium genomic window:
- the guaA gene encoding glutamine-hydrolyzing GMP synthase, whose amino-acid sequence MKEEELILILDFGSQYTQLIARRIRESGVYSEIHPYSLSLEKIKELNPKGIILSGGPLSVYDNNAPYLDGEIFNWGIPVLGICYGLQLLGKTLGGKVEPAVSREYGKARLKLSSESKLFEGVSDNSVVWMSHGDYLTGLPEDFKVTATSEDSPICAISDEKKNIYGVQFHPEVAHSTEGKKILDNFLFKICGLKGEWTPKHFIESSINEIKNLVGQKKAICALSGGVDSSVAAILVSRALGENLICIHVDTGLMRKDESRLIVEMFQNNYQLKLIHVDASEIFLERLKGVTDPEKKRKIIGNTFIEIFEQEAKKFQDAGFLVQGTLYPDVIESVAVVGSSVTIKTHHNVGGLPEKMNLKLIEPFRKLFKDEVRQIGRELGLPESFIERHPFPGPGLAVRILGDITEEKLAILREADDIFISEIKKAGLYNKIWQAFAVLLPVQTVGVMGDARTYENVVALRAVTSTDGMTADWYPFESEFLGIASNKIIRNVRGINRVVYDISSKPPSTIEWE is encoded by the coding sequence ATGAAAGAAGAAGAACTAATACTCATACTCGATTTCGGAAGCCAGTATACACAGCTTATTGCAAGGCGCATCCGCGAAAGCGGAGTGTATTCGGAAATACATCCTTATAGCTTAAGTCTGGAAAAAATAAAAGAGCTAAATCCAAAAGGGATTATCCTTTCAGGAGGCCCCTTAAGCGTTTACGACAATAATGCCCCTTATTTAGACGGGGAAATATTTAACTGGGGTATCCCGGTCTTAGGCATCTGCTACGGCCTTCAGCTACTGGGCAAAACGCTTGGCGGCAAGGTTGAACCTGCCGTAAGCAGGGAATATGGGAAAGCAAGGCTGAAGCTTTCCTCTGAAAGCAAACTCTTTGAAGGTGTCAGTGACAACTCTGTTGTCTGGATGAGCCATGGGGATTATCTGACAGGCCTGCCTGAGGATTTTAAGGTTACGGCCACCTCTGAAGACTCCCCCATATGCGCTATATCCGATGAGAAGAAAAATATATACGGCGTGCAGTTCCACCCCGAGGTTGCCCATTCCACCGAGGGCAAAAAGATACTGGACAATTTCCTTTTCAAAATCTGCGGACTTAAGGGTGAATGGACCCCAAAACATTTTATTGAATCGAGCATTAACGAGATTAAAAACCTCGTGGGACAGAAAAAAGCCATATGCGCCTTAAGCGGAGGAGTGGACTCATCTGTTGCCGCAATCCTGGTCAGCAGGGCGCTGGGTGAAAACCTCATATGCATACACGTCGATACGGGCCTCATGCGTAAAGATGAAAGCCGCCTGATTGTAGAGATGTTTCAGAATAACTACCAGCTTAAGCTCATTCACGTCGATGCCTCGGAAATTTTCCTCGAAAGGCTTAAGGGCGTAACTGACCCCGAGAAGAAAAGAAAAATCATCGGCAACACTTTTATAGAAATTTTTGAGCAGGAAGCTAAAAAGTTCCAGGATGCAGGATTCCTCGTGCAGGGCACATTGTACCCTGATGTAATTGAGTCCGTTGCCGTAGTCGGTTCTTCCGTAACGATCAAGACTCATCACAACGTGGGAGGACTGCCCGAGAAAATGAACCTGAAGCTCATTGAACCTTTCCGCAAGCTCTTTAAGGATGAGGTTAGGCAAATTGGGCGCGAGCTGGGGCTCCCTGAGAGCTTCATTGAACGTCACCCCTTCCCGGGGCCGGGCCTCGCCGTCAGGATACTGGGCGACATAACAGAAGAAAAGCTTGCTATTTTAAGGGAAGCTGACGATATTTTTATTAGTGAAATTAAAAAGGCCGGTTTATATAACAAGATCTGGCAGGCATTTGCAGTCCTGCTCCCCGTGCAGACAGTTGGAGTCATGGGCGACGCCCGTACATACGAAAACGTAGTTGCTCTTAGAGCTGTAACTTCCACCGACGGAATGACGGCAGACTGGTACCCATTTGAATCTGAATTCCTTGGCATTGCCTCAAATAAGATCATAAGGAACGTACGCGGCATAAACAGGGTCGTCTACGACATCAGTTCGAAGCCGCCTTCAACAATTGAGTGGGAATAA
- a CDS encoding tetratricopeptide repeat protein, whose amino-acid sequence MEYKLKKASDYEAQGKYLHAIQIYTEIIAEAPEHTLSYIKLASLYDKMRNFNASVKLLRHYITEVSDDSEIRLYLGQMLIKYSMWDEAIDALSIFNPDEHPIHFFFLGYSNFMLKEFEIARINFLNYLEKSTSTEFHFEAYIYMAKIEIELGNFDEALKYVKNAEELFSNSWEVHLLYGIIFYSKGMHFHAVTSIEKALKLNNKEISLHEWAGKAYLQLGDYPSAEKHLSEYVSNADASSEAYTFLGLACLNTQKVKDAGSYFEMALNLDPNNQVALDGKKKCKT is encoded by the coding sequence TTGGAATATAAATTAAAGAAAGCTTCCGACTATGAGGCTCAGGGAAAGTACCTGCATGCAATTCAGATTTATACTGAAATAATTGCCGAGGCCCCTGAGCATACTTTATCTTATATAAAACTGGCCAGCCTGTACGACAAGATGAGAAATTTTAATGCCTCGGTTAAACTCCTGAGGCATTATATAACTGAGGTTTCAGACGACAGCGAGATCAGGCTCTACCTGGGGCAGATGCTGATCAAATATTCAATGTGGGATGAGGCAATTGACGCTCTTTCTATTTTTAATCCCGATGAGCATCCGATACATTTCTTTTTCCTCGGTTACTCGAATTTTATGCTAAAGGAATTTGAAATAGCCAGGATTAATTTCCTTAACTACCTGGAGAAGAGCACCAGCACTGAATTTCATTTTGAAGCTTACATATACATGGCGAAAATTGAAATTGAGCTCGGGAATTTTGACGAGGCCCTGAAGTATGTAAAAAATGCCGAAGAGCTTTTCAGCAACAGCTGGGAAGTGCACCTCCTCTACGGCATTATATTCTATTCAAAAGGGATGCATTTCCATGCCGTTACCTCAATTGAAAAGGCCCTGAAGCTAAATAACAAGGAAATCTCTCTTCATGAGTGGGCAGGAAAGGCGTACCTGCAGCTGGGGGATTATCCATCGGCCGAAAAACACCTCTCAGAGTATGTTTCAAATGCCGATGCCAGCAGTGAGGCCTACACGTTTTTGGGGCTTGCCTGCCTGAATACGCAGAAGGTAAAAGATGCCGGGAGCTATTTTGAAATGGCCCTTAACCTCGATCCCAATAACCAGGTGGCTCTGGACGGCAAGAAAAAGTGCAAAACCTGA
- a CDS encoding PhzF family phenazine biosynthesis protein yields the protein MKRTYNIFQIDAFTETPFKGNPAAVTFGPGLSGEEMQLIAREMNLSETAFITSSEAADYKLQWFTPKVEIELCGHATIASLHYLYELGKINNRPGITFETMSGILNCPVKDEAYYMQIPIMEMEEFDDCREEVIEALGIDRKSVPSKYPFQLLQNGYLYVYSESLKALKEMTPNFDFIADLQKKCSFKDICLYTLETYDKESFAHSRFFAPYHGINEDPVTGSANGPLMLVLKKMGFIPDDGADVTKVFEQGDIIGRSGRIIVSHSPITNDLFIGGNAVTVLKGEMTL from the coding sequence ATGAAACGAACCTATAACATATTCCAGATTGATGCATTTACTGAAACCCCGTTTAAGGGTAACCCCGCAGCCGTAACCTTCGGCCCCGGGTTATCCGGCGAGGAAATGCAGCTTATTGCACGGGAGATGAACCTCTCAGAAACAGCTTTCATTACTTCTTCGGAAGCGGCCGATTACAAACTTCAGTGGTTTACGCCTAAGGTGGAAATTGAGCTTTGCGGGCACGCTACTATTGCCTCGCTTCACTACCTCTATGAACTGGGCAAAATTAACAACCGCCCCGGAATCACCTTTGAAACCATGTCGGGCATATTAAACTGCCCTGTGAAGGATGAAGCTTATTATATGCAGATCCCGATAATGGAGATGGAGGAGTTCGACGACTGCCGCGAAGAGGTTATTGAAGCCCTTGGAATTGACAGGAAATCTGTTCCCTCAAAGTACCCTTTCCAGCTCCTGCAGAACGGTTATCTTTACGTTTATTCCGAGAGCCTGAAGGCATTAAAGGAAATGACGCCGAACTTTGACTTTATTGCCGACTTGCAGAAAAAGTGCAGCTTTAAGGACATATGCCTTTATACGCTGGAGACCTACGATAAGGAATCCTTTGCTCACTCGAGGTTTTTTGCCCCATATCATGGAATAAATGAGGACCCGGTTACGGGCTCTGCTAACGGCCCGCTCATGCTTGTATTGAAGAAAATGGGTTTTATTCCCGATGACGGGGCGGACGTTACAAAGGTTTTTGAGCAGGGGGATATTATCGGTAGGTCAGGAAGAATAATTGTTTCCCATTCCCCAATAACAAATGATCTTTTTATCGGCGGCAATGCCGTTACGGTCCTTAAGGGGGAAATGACTCTTTAA
- the radC gene encoding DNA repair protein RadC — MLKVKDLPLDDRPREKLILRGPQSLSDTELLAILLRVGTRGKSVIELAQELISKYASLAVLASLSVAALKNGHGIGQDKAATLVAVFEVSRRIASQSKLSRNRKITGPKDVADIFIPILRDELKERFMVLCLNSSNKIIKEEVISVGNLNSSIVHPREVFKVAIENNSANIILMHNHPSGNAEPSNEDISITKRLVEAGKLMDIHVFDHIILAGNSYLSFTEERLI, encoded by the coding sequence ATGCTGAAAGTAAAGGATCTGCCCTTGGATGACAGGCCGCGGGAAAAGCTCATTCTGCGCGGCCCTCAGAGCCTGAGCGATACGGAACTTCTTGCAATACTCCTCCGTGTGGGCACAAGGGGTAAGTCGGTAATCGAACTGGCCCAGGAACTCATAAGCAAGTATGCCAGCCTGGCCGTCCTGGCGTCGCTTTCCGTAGCCGCCCTTAAAAACGGGCACGGTATAGGCCAGGATAAAGCAGCCACGCTTGTGGCCGTTTTCGAGGTGAGCCGCCGCATAGCTTCACAAAGTAAACTCTCACGCAACAGGAAAATTACAGGTCCAAAGGACGTAGCCGACATATTTATCCCCATTCTGCGCGATGAACTGAAGGAACGCTTTATGGTTTTGTGCCTGAATTCCTCGAATAAGATCATAAAAGAAGAGGTAATATCAGTCGGAAACCTAAACTCCAGCATCGTGCACCCCAGAGAGGTATTTAAAGTTGCAATTGAGAACAATTCTGCTAACATTATATTAATGCACAACCACCCGAGCGGCAACGCTGAACCTAGCAATGAGGATATTTCGATTACAAAGCGCCTTGTTGAGGCTGGAAAACTGATGGATATACACGTTTTTGACCATATCATACTGGCGGGCAATTCTTATCTCAGCTTCACTGAGGAAAGGCTAATATAA
- a CDS encoding LysM peptidoglycan-binding domain-containing protein, with translation MKKFNLFLGVFALLVFLASSAFAQEKMKKEDWENEMNRLNEQKQSLTKERDSLQGEVNRLKSTSVQSFDDCMNELYASVGATRGDVENFRRAVSELNGRIMRKESPKTDRQRELDSLKAMRISALPEFFDKVHNQMQRSLDAWNDIPAEKNYTVVRGDCLWNIAKKKDVYSNAFAWPKIYQANRDQIKNPDLIYPKQVFKIPNLTEDEKAQYEKMRRNYKPAPPQQTTKDQTTK, from the coding sequence ATGAAAAAATTTAACTTGTTCCTGGGTGTTTTTGCCCTTTTGGTATTCCTTGCTTCAAGTGCTTTTGCTCAGGAAAAAATGAAGAAGGAAGACTGGGAAAATGAAATGAACCGTCTTAATGAACAGAAACAGTCACTTACAAAAGAACGCGACTCACTCCAGGGTGAAGTCAACAGACTTAAATCTACAAGCGTTCAGAGCTTTGACGACTGTATGAATGAACTTTATGCCTCAGTTGGCGCAACCAGAGGTGACGTCGAGAATTTTAGAAGAGCCGTCAGCGAATTAAACGGCAGAATCATGAGAAAAGAAAGCCCTAAGACTGACAGGCAGAGAGAACTCGATTCCTTAAAAGCTATGAGAATCAGCGCTTTACCTGAATTTTTTGACAAGGTTCACAACCAGATGCAGCGTTCTCTCGATGCATGGAATGACATTCCGGCTGAAAAGAACTACACTGTTGTAAGAGGCGATTGCCTGTGGAACATTGCAAAGAAAAAAGATGTTTATAGTAATGCTTTCGCATGGCCGAAAATCTATCAGGCAAACAGAGACCAGATCAAGAATCCTGACCTCATTTATCCAAAACAGGTATTCAAGATCCCGAATCTGACTGAAGATGAAAAAGCTCAGTATGAAAAGATGAGGAGAAATTATAAACCTGCTCCTCCGCAGCAGACCACAAAGGATCAGACTACAAAGTAA
- a CDS encoding VWA domain-containing protein yields the protein MFGIDKLTINYAFSSVYFYLGLILIAAYTYYTYRYTVPQVNSAFRYVLIIIRTLALLLVLFTIFEPILNIARRKEIEPVSLIFVDDSKSIRIDDGTNRMGSVEGFLSRISSGALKSSAEVYSFGTGVNKVSLDSLKRINFSESTTNFSRIFNSIKTENRNIASIVLISDGVITDGSNPVFQAEKLGIPVFTVGVGDTSKRNNLDVRRVLFNEYVYAETPTTINVTIASAGFKGRSVPLTLYENNRQIAQQSVALSDNGMTSANFSYTPKSPGEKKMNVSVGKLDGEFTYADNNKPFYLNVLNNKINTLIIAGSPSPDLSFVKNSLLADENLKVATITQAGPNKFLENVNQTKLIDSSGIIFLVGFPSQQTPDRLLSKVLQEIRDKGKPYCIVLSEGMDYNRLKVLQPELPFTIGRIAPGYTEVQPLITATEMQNPLLQNNASNTIDTWNNLPPVSRSNTELIAKPESNVLARIRVNNVPLNNPLIITRKLGNKKSVAILAKNIWRWKLETSEKRLDVFDRLILSGSKWLNTREEQKLVSIKPTKKIYSLGEPVEFTAQVYNETLNPIDDAEVKVSVKSDKNESVLSLNALGGGLYEGKLETNEPGDYTFSGTAQQSGRQLGKDGGRFSIGDVEVEMINPGMDKDMLQLLSRQTGGKFFYARNYDQLFNTLNEISKSKVKEKVSNSEIILWSSKWMLIGIILFFATEWFLRKRSGML from the coding sequence ATGTTTGGCATCGATAAACTGACCATAAATTACGCCTTTAGTTCTGTTTATTTTTATCTGGGGTTAATTCTAATTGCGGCTTATACCTACTACACCTACAGATATACGGTTCCTCAGGTAAACAGCGCCTTCAGGTATGTGCTGATTATAATCAGGACGCTGGCGCTCCTGCTCGTCCTTTTTACAATTTTTGAACCTATATTAAACATTGCAAGAAGGAAGGAAATTGAGCCTGTCAGCCTCATCTTTGTGGATGACTCAAAGTCTATCAGGATTGATGACGGCACAAACAGGATGGGAAGTGTTGAAGGCTTCCTTTCCAGGATATCTTCAGGCGCCCTTAAAAGCAGCGCCGAGGTCTATTCTTTCGGAACAGGTGTAAATAAGGTTTCACTGGACAGCCTTAAGAGGATTAACTTTTCTGAAAGCACTACAAACTTCTCAAGGATTTTTAACAGCATCAAAACCGAAAACAGGAATATTGCTTCAATTGTCCTGATTAGCGACGGCGTCATTACAGACGGAAGCAACCCTGTTTTCCAGGCTGAAAAACTCGGCATTCCGGTATTTACCGTGGGAGTAGGCGACACTTCAAAAAGGAATAACCTAGATGTACGCAGAGTGCTCTTTAATGAATATGTATATGCAGAGACCCCGACAACGATAAACGTTACAATTGCCTCTGCGGGCTTTAAGGGGAGATCTGTTCCTCTTACGCTTTATGAAAATAACAGGCAGATTGCACAGCAAAGTGTAGCTCTTAGCGATAACGGGATGACAAGCGCAAACTTTTCCTACACACCCAAATCCCCCGGTGAAAAGAAGATGAATGTTTCTGTCGGAAAGCTTGACGGGGAATTTACATATGCCGATAATAACAAGCCTTTTTATCTTAACGTACTTAATAATAAAATAAACACGCTCATCATTGCAGGAAGCCCGTCGCCCGACCTTTCATTTGTCAAGAATTCACTCCTGGCAGATGAAAACCTGAAGGTTGCAACAATTACACAGGCAGGGCCGAACAAATTCCTGGAAAATGTAAACCAGACGAAGCTTATAGACAGCTCAGGCATTATTTTCCTGGTCGGCTTTCCTTCTCAGCAGACGCCGGACAGGCTGCTTAGTAAAGTCCTTCAGGAGATAAGGGACAAGGGTAAACCTTACTGCATCGTGCTTTCTGAAGGCATGGATTATAACAGGCTTAAGGTCCTTCAGCCCGAACTGCCCTTTACAATCGGCAGGATTGCTCCGGGCTACACAGAGGTACAGCCGCTTATTACAGCCACTGAAATGCAGAACCCTCTTCTTCAGAACAATGCCTCAAATACTATTGATACATGGAACAATCTGCCTCCTGTTTCAAGAAGCAATACCGAGCTCATTGCAAAGCCCGAGAGCAACGTGCTTGCAAGAATAAGAGTTAACAATGTGCCGTTAAACAACCCTCTTATTATTACAAGAAAACTTGGCAATAAGAAGTCGGTTGCCATACTGGCAAAGAATATCTGGAGATGGAAGCTGGAGACTTCAGAAAAGAGACTCGACGTTTTTGACCGCCTGATCTTAAGCGGTTCAAAATGGCTTAACACGCGTGAGGAGCAGAAACTGGTTTCAATTAAACCCACAAAGAAAATTTACTCTCTTGGCGAACCCGTTGAATTTACGGCACAGGTCTATAACGAGACACTGAACCCAATTGACGACGCCGAGGTTAAGGTGAGCGTAAAAAGCGACAAGAACGAGTCCGTCCTCAGCCTGAATGCCCTTGGAGGAGGCTTGTATGAAGGGAAGCTTGAAACAAATGAACCGGGCGATTATACCTTCTCCGGCACGGCTCAGCAGTCAGGGCGCCAGCTTGGAAAAGACGGCGGACGATTCTCGATCGGAGACGTTGAAGTCGAAATGATAAATCCCGGCATGGATAAGGACATGCTTCAGCTCCTCTCCCGCCAGACGGGGGGAAAGTTCTTCTACGCCAGGAACTACGACCAGCTCTTTAATACGTTAAATGAAATCAGCAAAAGCAAGGTTAAGGAAAAAGTCTCCAATAGCGAGATCATACTCTGGTCTAGTAAGTGGATGCTTATTGGTATTATACTCTTCTTTGCCACGGAGTGGTTCCTAAGGAAACGCTCAGGCATGCTATAA
- the surE gene encoding 5'/3'-nucleotidase SurE, which produces MRILVSNDDGIDSIGIQVLAKYLSEIAEVTVVAPHKEQSAAGHSITMQVPLRISQYFKNGDFFGYAVDGTPADCVKIGIRNIMKTPPDLVFSGINHGSNTAINIIYSGTVSAAREAAIMDVPSVAMSLTSTKVQNFDFAGKIAQIMAKLVLSRENDLPKGTLLNVNVPDVPQEEIQGILLTKQGKSKWDDLYEERKDPYGRNYYWLKGDLIEVDQDLDTDQAAVRNKYVSVTPIHFDLTDYTTFEKMKNWEIEKLFYETNL; this is translated from the coding sequence TTGCGAATTCTTGTTAGTAATGATGACGGTATAGATTCCATCGGAATTCAGGTTCTGGCAAAATACCTCAGTGAAATTGCAGAGGTGACGGTTGTTGCGCCTCACAAAGAACAGAGCGCCGCAGGGCATTCAATTACAATGCAGGTCCCATTAAGAATATCACAATATTTCAAGAACGGTGATTTTTTCGGCTACGCTGTTGACGGTACGCCGGCAGACTGCGTTAAGATCGGCATCAGAAACATAATGAAAACCCCGCCCGACCTTGTTTTCTCGGGCATTAACCACGGTTCTAATACTGCCATAAATATTATTTACTCGGGCACCGTTTCAGCTGCCCGTGAAGCGGCCATAATGGACGTGCCTTCGGTAGCCATGTCGCTTACGAGCACTAAAGTTCAAAATTTTGACTTCGCTGGCAAAATTGCCCAGATCATGGCAAAGCTTGTCTTAAGCCGTGAGAACGACCTTCCCAAAGGCACACTCTTAAATGTAAACGTGCCCGACGTGCCACAGGAGGAGATCCAGGGGATACTACTTACAAAGCAGGGGAAAAGCAAGTGGGACGACCTTTATGAGGAAAGAAAAGACCCGTACGGAAGAAATTACTACTGGCTCAAAGGGGACCTGATTGAAGTGGACCAGGACCTGGATACCGATCAGGCGGCAGTTAGAAATAAATACGTTTCAGTTACACCGATTCATTTCGATCTGACTGACTATACAACTTTCGAGAAAATGAAAAATTGGGAGATTGAAAAACTTTTCTATGAAACGAACCTATAA
- a CDS encoding glycoside hydrolase family 5 protein: protein MKFLLKTFILSALLTCLLNAQSGKFVSIKGKNYLDPEGKPLFLKGINLGNWLVPEGYMFKFKSATSPMMIQEVISQLLGPEDAKKFWTKYQDNYITRKDIEFIKNSGLNSIRLPFDYRVLLESENPLVFNKRGFELLDRVISWCRELNVYVILDMHCAPGGQTGDNIDNSFGYPWLFESPESQELTVQIWRKIAEKYAGEDIVIGYDFLNEPIAHYFDAEKLNPGLEPLYKKITEAVRKVDQNHIIFLGGAQWDSNFKPFGQPFDKKLAYNFHKYWTDTTQSVIQEYVDFSNKYNVPLWMSESGENKDEWIMSFRSLLEKNNISWAFWPYKKMDATTCMVTFSRPEFYDTVIKFAEKPRASYEELRKERPNIEEVRKALEGFLNSCRFENCTKNYGYLKALGLKEAL from the coding sequence ATGAAATTCCTTCTCAAAACGTTCATTTTATCAGCTTTACTTACCTGCTTATTAAACGCCCAAAGCGGGAAGTTTGTTTCAATTAAAGGCAAGAATTATCTGGATCCTGAGGGCAAGCCTCTTTTCCTTAAAGGGATCAATCTTGGGAACTGGCTTGTTCCTGAAGGCTATATGTTCAAGTTCAAAAGCGCCACCTCCCCGATGATGATACAGGAAGTGATCTCGCAGCTTCTGGGCCCGGAGGATGCAAAAAAATTCTGGACGAAATACCAGGATAATTACATTACGCGCAAGGATATTGAATTTATTAAAAACTCGGGACTTAATTCCATCCGATTGCCATTTGACTACAGAGTCCTTTTAGAAAGTGAAAATCCGCTCGTGTTTAACAAGCGTGGATTTGAGCTTTTGGACAGGGTTATCTCATGGTGCAGGGAGCTTAATGTCTATGTCATTCTGGATATGCACTGCGCTCCCGGAGGACAGACCGGGGACAACATAGACAACAGCTTCGGCTATCCATGGCTTTTTGAATCTCCTGAAAGCCAGGAGCTTACGGTGCAGATTTGGCGGAAGATAGCTGAAAAGTACGCCGGCGAAGATATTGTTATAGGCTACGATTTCTTAAATGAACCGATTGCACATTATTTTGATGCTGAAAAGCTGAACCCGGGGCTTGAACCGCTTTACAAGAAAATTACTGAGGCGGTAAGGAAAGTGGACCAAAACCACATAATTTTCTTAGGAGGCGCACAGTGGGACTCAAACTTCAAGCCTTTCGGCCAGCCTTTCGACAAAAAGCTGGCTTATAACTTCCACAAGTACTGGACTGACACGACACAGTCGGTAATCCAGGAATATGTGGACTTCAGCAATAAGTACAACGTTCCCCTCTGGATGAGTGAATCGGGAGAAAATAAGGATGAGTGGATTATGAGCTTTAGAAGCCTCCTGGAGAAAAACAACATCAGCTGGGCTTTCTGGCCTTACAAGAAAATGGACGCCACGACGTGCATGGTTACATTCAGCCGCCCGGAATTTTATGACACAGTAATTAAATTTGCAGAAAAGCCGAGGGCTTCATACGAGGAGCTGAGGAAGGAAAGACCGAACATTGAGGAGGTGCGTAAGGCACTTGAAGGTTTCCTTAATAGCTGCAGGTTTGAAAACTGCACAAAAAACTATGGCTACCTGAAGGCGCTCGGCTTAAAGGAAGCCTTGTAA
- the mazG gene encoding nucleoside triphosphate pyrophosphohydrolase → MTDQKFAEFVQIVHRLRKECPWDMEQTHDSIKENTLEEAYEVVESIDHKDYSELKIELGDLLLHVVFHSVIAEENKTFSLEEVVQGITDKLIRRHPHVFGETEVNGSNDVTRNWEKIKLSEGRESVLEGVPKMLPSLQRAHRLQEKASKVGFDWQNKEDVWKKVIEEIEEMHESEKSGDKDELEKEIGDVFFSMVNYSRFLGVNPENALRRTNEKFISRFDYVQKKIRETGRQISDANLEEMDKYWEESKKEKR, encoded by the coding sequence ATGACAGACCAAAAATTTGCGGAATTTGTACAAATTGTCCATAGACTTAGAAAAGAATGCCCCTGGGACATGGAGCAGACGCACGATTCAATCAAGGAAAATACGCTTGAAGAAGCCTACGAGGTAGTTGAATCGATAGACCACAAAGATTACAGTGAGCTTAAGATTGAACTTGGCGACCTGCTTCTGCACGTTGTATTCCATTCAGTTATAGCAGAAGAAAACAAGACTTTTTCGCTTGAGGAGGTAGTTCAGGGGATAACCGACAAGCTCATAAGGCGTCACCCGCACGTCTTCGGGGAGACTGAAGTCAACGGCTCCAACGACGTAACGCGTAACTGGGAGAAAATAAAACTTTCCGAAGGCCGCGAATCGGTGCTTGAAGGTGTGCCTAAAATGCTCCCTTCACTCCAGAGGGCGCACCGCCTGCAGGAGAAAGCCTCCAAGGTCGGCTTCGACTGGCAGAACAAAGAGGACGTATGGAAAAAGGTAATAGAGGAAATTGAAGAGATGCATGAAAGCGAGAAAAGCGGCGATAAAGACGAGCTTGAAAAAGAGATAGGAGACGTCTTCTTTTCTATGGTAAACTATTCAAGGTTCCTTGGGGTAAATCCTGAAAATGCCTTAAGAAGGACGAATGAAAAGTTCATAAGCCGTTTTGATTACGTTCAGAAAAAGATCAGGGAAACAGGGCGCCAGATCTCCGATGCCAATTTAGAAGAGATGGATAAATACTGGGAAGAAAGTAAGAAAGAAAAGCGGTAG
- a CDS encoding PhoH family protein produces MTQIEKILTLENVDMLSLLGMNDNNIKPIEDRFNTSITVRGENVYIKGVPEEIDAVEKIFKEMIYVLNTTGNLRPSDVTTIMELTLQGKEIISEKEYDTIVLYSKNDVVKAKTPTQIKYFQAVKKQDICFAIGPAGTGKTYLAVAFAVAALKKGLVNKIVLARPAVEAGESLGFLPGDFREKIDPYLRPLYDALDNMMPSDKLKSYIEKGVIEIVPLAYMRGRTLNNAFVILDEAQNSTSMQMKMFLTRLGPNSKAIITGDITQIDLPTKTVSGLVQIQDILKDVEGVGFVYFDKGDVVRHKLVKDIINAYEKFQAGGEKESF; encoded by the coding sequence ATGACTCAGATTGAAAAAATACTTACACTTGAAAATGTAGACATGCTCTCACTCCTCGGTATGAACGACAACAATATTAAACCGATTGAAGACAGGTTTAATACTTCCATTACCGTGCGCGGCGAAAATGTTTATATTAAGGGTGTCCCGGAGGAAATTGACGCTGTTGAGAAGATCTTTAAGGAGATGATCTATGTGCTTAATACCACTGGAAACCTCCGCCCTTCGGATGTAACTACAATTATGGAACTGACGCTCCAGGGCAAGGAAATTATCAGTGAAAAAGAATACGATACGATCGTTCTTTATTCTAAAAACGACGTCGTAAAGGCCAAGACTCCGACACAGATCAAGTACTTCCAGGCCGTTAAAAAGCAGGACATATGTTTTGCAATAGGCCCTGCCGGTACGGGAAAAACCTATCTGGCCGTTGCCTTTGCCGTTGCAGCCCTCAAAAAGGGGCTTGTCAACAAGATAGTCCTTGCACGCCCGGCTGTTGAGGCAGGCGAAAGCCTGGGCTTTCTGCCTGGTGACTTCAGAGAGAAAATTGATCCCTACCTCAGGCCTTTATATGACGCTCTGGACAACATGATGCCTTCGGACAAGCTTAAAAGCTACATTGAAAAAGGCGTCATTGAAATCGTTCCCCTGGCATATATGAGGGGAAGGACACTGAACAATGCCTTTGTTATTCTGGATGAGGCACAGAACTCCACCAGCATGCAGATGAAGATGTTCTTAACGCGCCTTGGGCCTAACTCCAAGGCCATAATAACTGGTGATATAACGCAGATAGACCTCCCTACAAAAACTGTAAGCGGCCTTGTGCAGATTCAGGACATTCTTAAAGACGTGGAAGGCGTTGGTTTTGTTTATTTTGATAAGGGTGACGTCGTGCGCCATAAACTTGTAAAAGACATTATTAACGCTTACGAGAAATTCCAGGCAGGAGGAGAGAAAGAGTCTTTTTAA